GCCACCTTGGCCAGCACCTGCAGGTTGCGCTTCACTGACTTCTTTTGCAGATCGCTGGCGCGCATTTCGGCGCGCACTTCCACCAGCTGCCGCTCCATGAAGGTGAGCCGCGGCGGCATGATCTGGATGTGCCAGGGAATCTCGGTGCGGTCCGGTTCGCGCAGCCACTCCTCCGCCGCAAACGCGAACTCGCGCGGCGCCCGCGTCACCTCCGCGTACGCAGCCGGAGCGATCCAGACGCACATCGCCGCCAGCGCCAGCAACATGCGCGTCTTGTACGCCAGATTGGACATTTGGAAACTGTTTCTTGTAGAGACGTAGCCTGCTACGTCTCCCTCGCGCCGGTTGACGGCCTCACCCCACCGGCACCCCTCTCGGCTTCACGTTTTCGCGTATGAACCTGATGATGTCGTCCATCGGCGTACCCGGCACGAAGATCGCCGCCACCCCCGCCTGCTTCAGCCGCGCAAAATCCACGTCGGGAATGATGCCGCCCACCACCAGCAGCACGTCATCCATCTTGTTCTGCTTCAGCAGCTCGGCCACGCGCGGCACGATGGCGTTGTGCGCGCCGGAAAGGATCGAAAGGCCGATCACGTCCACGTCTTCCTGCAGCGCCGCCCCGGCAATCATCTCCGGCGTCTGCCGCAGACCGGTATAGATGACCTCCATGCCGGCATCGCGCAGCGCGCGCGCGATCACCTTCGCCCCGCGGTCATGCCCGTCCAGCCCGGGCTTGGCCACGAGCACACGTATCTTGCGTCCTTCAGCCATGTACCTCTATTTAACCACGAACCGGCAGGCCATCCTGACTGGCAACCGGCAACGCGAAACTAGGTTTTCGTGTCCTGGCTCCTCCATAAATACCAGCACGCCACCGAGCAATACGGATGCCAGCTCGCGGAGATCTTCAGCACCTGTTTCGGCTGCGGCATCCTGCGCTTGCCCCAATGCTTGCGGATCGCCGCGTTCACGCCGAAGTCCACCGTCGGCATCACGTTGGGCCTGCGCAGCGCGAACATCAGGAACATCTGCGCTGACCACTCGCCGATCCCCTTCACCCGCGTCAGGTGCTCGATCACCTCCGCGTCGCTCATCTCCGGCAGCCTGGAAAAATCAATCTCGCCCGACTTCGTCTTTTCCGCCAGGTCGCGCAGATAGCTCGTCTTCTGCCGCGAAAATCCGATCGCGCGCATCTCCGCGTCCGTCAGCTTCAGCACCGACTCCGGCGTCAGCTCCGGACCGGCCTTGTCCACCAGTCGCTGGAAAATCGTGCTCGCCGCCTTGCCGTTCAGTTGCTGGAAGGCGATCGAGCGCAGCATCGACGTGAACGTCGGCTCGCGGTACGTCATGCGGAACGGGCCAACGCGTTCGATGATCCGCGCCAGCACCGGGTCCGCCTTCTTCAGATGTCGCACAGCGTGTCGCATTTGTGGATGAGAGTTCAGGGGTAGCGATTAGGCCGTCAGCAGGATGGGTTCACTTTTCGTGATCACCAGCGTGTGCTCATAGTGCGCCGCCCGCGCGCCGTCCACCGTGCGGACGGTCCAGCCGTCGCTCCCGGTCTGGATCGTGTTTCGTCCCCAGCGGATGATCGGCTCCACCGTGATCACTAGGCCCTCGGTCAGCGGCTGCCTCGCGTTCGGATCAAAGTAGTTGGGCCCGCTCGGCGGCTCATGGATCGTCCTTCCCACGCCGTGACCGGTCAGCTCGCGCAGCACGGTAAACCCCGAGCGGTTGACTTCCTCCTCCACCGCCGCGCCGATGTCGCACACGCGCTTGCCCACGCGCGCCGCTTCCATCCCCTTGCGGAACGCGCGCTCCGCGCACGCCGCCAGCGCCCGCGACCGCGCACTCGCATCGCCGACCGCAACGGTGATCGCCGCATCCGCCACGTAGCCGTTTTTCTGCGCGGTCACGTCCAGCTTCACCAGGTCGCCTTCGTCCAGCCGACGCTGCCCAGGCACGCCGTGCACCACCTCGTCGTTCACGCTGATGCACACTTCGCCCGGAAACCCGTACACCGTGCGCGGCGACGACTGAGCCCCAAGCCGGTCGAACTCGTGCCCCGCCAGCGCGTCCAGCTCGCCCGTGCTGATCCCCGGCCTCACCGCCGCCGGCAGCGCCGCCAAAACCTCAGCCACGATCGCGCCAATCGCCTTCAGCCCATCCAAATCGTGTTGCGATTCAATCGACATCTCACCTTTAGTTTACAATTCCCGCCAATTCAAGTGAACGCGGCCAGGGTGGAGTTTTCTCCGATTGACTCGATTGTGCAGCGGCGCCGCTTCAGTTGTGCCGTAGAGATGCCCCATTGGAGATGTTGCCGAGAGGGCCCTGAGCGACGCGAAGGGCGATTCGAGGCGCGAACCGGACGCCATGCCCAAAACTAAGAGACCGAAAAAACCCCCGAAATCCGCCAGGCCGGCCGCCAAGGCCAAAGCGCCCGCCGCAAAAGCGAAGTCCGCCGCACTCGACTTCAACCACGCCATGATCTACGCCAAAGACGTGGCCCGCTCCACCGCCTTCTACTCGGGCCTGCTCGGCTTCAAGCTGATCGACGAATTCCGCTACGAGGGACAGCCCGTCTACGCCCGCTTGCGCGCCAAGGCCGGCAACGGCACCATCGCCATCCACCAGCTGTCGCCCGGCGCGCCCAACGCCAGCGAAGGCGTCCGCCTCTACTTCGAAGTCGAAGCGCTCGACGATGTCTGCGCCAAACTCAAGGCCAAAGGCGTTTACTTCACCCAGCTCCCTAAAATGATGCCCTGGGGCTGGAAGCACGCCTACCTCGACGATCCCGACAATCACGAGATCTCGCTCTACTGGGCGGGCGCCAACCGCATGAAGAAGACCGTGATGCGCGCCGGCAAAGAAGCAGCCGGCAAACCCCGGTAGAGACGTAGCTCGCCACGTTTCCTGGTGTCCCTTGACTGGCGCCTCCTTCCTGCCCATACTTCCTGCCCGTCAGGAGGAACTGTTATGCCGCGCACGCGTCGTTTCGGCCTGCTCGCCGGCCTCCTCGTACTTCCGGTCATCGCTGTGGCCCAGGGACAAATGCACGTCTGGGCCGATCAGAATTACGACTCCTGGGAAAACGGCCTGCACACCGAGTTCACCCTCAACGGCGAACTGGTAGACATCTTCACCGCCACTAAGGCCGTGCCCATCAACCTCAAGCCGGGCTGGAACACCATCGTTATGAAGACCACGCCGCAGCCCTCCAACAAGCACAACGAGCTCATCTTCCGCATCGGTCCGATGCAGGACGTGCAGAAGGGAAGCCGCACCGAAAAGGTCATGCAGCCCGTGCTTTGGGAATTCCGCAACGGCACCGACTGGAACTTCAAGGACGGCGAGTGGTCGCACCCGCTCGGGCCCGACGTAAAGCAAGTCACCCTCGCCTACAAGCTCTACTATGCCGGGCTTGACCGTGAAATGCCCAAGATCAAGGCTGGCGACTACATTCTCGTCGGCAAACCAAACTACAACTCGTGGAATTCGCCCGTTATCGCCACCGTCTGGCTGAACGGCGCCGCGCTCAACAGCATCACGCTGCAAGAGCGCAACATGGTCGTCACCGACCTGATCAAGCCCGGCAGGAACGAGCTACGCATCGTCTCCACCCGCATCAAGGACGCAATCAAGAACAACGACGAGGAGATCG
This portion of the Terriglobales bacterium genome encodes:
- a CDS encoding cobalamin B12-binding domain-containing protein: MAEGRKIRVLVAKPGLDGHDRGAKVIARALRDAGMEVIYTGLRQTPEMIAGAALQEDVDVIGLSILSGAHNAIVPRVAELLKQNKMDDVLLVVGGIIPDVDFARLKQAGVAAIFVPGTPMDDIIRFIRENVKPRGVPVG
- a CDS encoding DNA-3-methyladenine glycosylase; protein product: MRHAVRHLKKADPVLARIIERVGPFRMTYREPTFTSMLRSIAFQQLNGKAASTIFQRLVDKAGPELTPESVLKLTDAEMRAIGFSRQKTSYLRDLAEKTKSGEIDFSRLPEMSDAEVIEHLTRVKGIGEWSAQMFLMFALRRPNVMPTVDFGVNAAIRKHWGKRRMPQPKQVLKISASWHPYCSVACWYLWRSQDTKT
- a CDS encoding VOC family protein, which translates into the protein MPKTKRPKKPPKSARPAAKAKAPAAKAKSAALDFNHAMIYAKDVARSTAFYSGLLGFKLIDEFRYEGQPVYARLRAKAGNGTIAIHQLSPGAPNASEGVRLYFEVEALDDVCAKLKAKGVYFTQLPKMMPWGWKHAYLDDPDNHEISLYWAGANRMKKTVMRAGKEAAGKPR
- the map gene encoding type I methionyl aminopeptidase, encoding MSIESQHDLDGLKAIGAIVAEVLAALPAAVRPGISTGELDALAGHEFDRLGAQSSPRTVYGFPGEVCISVNDEVVHGVPGQRRLDEGDLVKLDVTAQKNGYVADAAITVAVGDASARSRALAACAERAFRKGMEAARVGKRVCDIGAAVEEEVNRSGFTVLRELTGHGVGRTIHEPPSGPNYFDPNARQPLTEGLVITVEPIIRWGRNTIQTGSDGWTVRTVDGARAAHYEHTLVITKSEPILLTA